One window from the genome of Acidihalobacter ferrooxydans encodes:
- a CDS encoding 3-hydroxybutyrate oligomer hydrolase family protein, translating into MTFSSVMESRHRGSDDLLTAGLGTAGIRAEQAPRFAVAEQPTPDEVRRRAIYASWRANADLSPQGGYGTLYGHFDAVPGREYQAFAYLPEARSPHRVLPQAPDAFDRKARCLVVTASPGSRGIYGSIALAGAWGLPRGCAVAYTDKGCGSGYFDTGSDTGVCLDGTRAARGTAELEFEPPPATAEVGIKHAHSGDNPDARWGECVLQAVDFGLAMLDRAYPDAAPFTAANTRILAVGLSNGGSAVLRAAGLDQHGVLDGVVALSPNIHTPTVSRPFYDYTSEAALLFGSALAAPAFAELVRARYGEQLPYPAAQHGAALAHAGLLSASDPAAWPQEALDCLLAGGWTPAALQAGALINEMPIWRAAGLIYASAYLRCSMDDRPCNLRFVARMSDAHGALVPTDAKTRATWWADGNGIPPHDGIMLPPAADHAALVDDFLCLRGFWTGTSAEADVLRASVAATAAALPAPDLPVWIVHGADDGLIPMHFSSDAYVQWLRANDRVSVYWQVPHAQHSDGLLIWPALGARYLPLLPHAYAALDGLWRHLADGTTLPASATLETQPRGDRLLEATHLGLG; encoded by the coding sequence ATGACTTTTTCTTCAGTGATGGAAAGCCGTCATCGCGGCAGCGACGACCTCCTGACCGCCGGCTTGGGCACGGCGGGCATCCGGGCCGAACAGGCGCCGCGGTTCGCCGTTGCCGAACAACCAACGCCCGATGAAGTCCGGCGCCGCGCGATTTACGCCAGTTGGCGCGCCAACGCGGACCTCTCGCCGCAAGGCGGCTACGGCACTCTCTACGGCCATTTCGACGCCGTTCCAGGCCGTGAATACCAGGCGTTCGCCTATCTGCCAGAGGCCCGATCGCCGCACCGCGTACTGCCCCAGGCGCCCGACGCCTTCGACCGCAAAGCCCGTTGCCTCGTCGTCACCGCCTCGCCCGGCTCGCGTGGCATCTACGGCAGCATCGCCCTGGCCGGCGCCTGGGGGCTGCCGCGCGGCTGCGCCGTCGCCTACACCGACAAAGGTTGCGGCAGCGGCTATTTCGATACCGGCAGCGACACCGGCGTGTGTCTCGACGGCACGCGCGCCGCACGCGGGACCGCAGAGTTGGAGTTCGAGCCACCGCCCGCCACCGCCGAAGTCGGCATCAAGCATGCCCACTCCGGCGACAACCCCGATGCCCGATGGGGCGAGTGCGTGTTGCAGGCGGTCGACTTCGGCCTCGCCATGCTCGACCGCGCCTATCCCGACGCCGCCCCGTTCACGGCCGCCAATACCCGTATCCTCGCGGTCGGGCTGTCCAATGGCGGTTCTGCGGTGTTACGCGCCGCCGGCCTCGACCAGCACGGCGTGCTCGATGGCGTCGTGGCGCTATCGCCGAATATCCATACGCCAACTGTAAGCAGGCCCTTCTACGACTACACCAGTGAGGCTGCCTTACTGTTCGGCAGTGCGCTCGCCGCACCGGCTTTTGCCGAACTCGTCCGCGCCCGTTACGGCGAACAATTGCCCTACCCGGCTGCACAACACGGCGCCGCTCTTGCCCACGCGGGTCTGTTGTCCGCCAGCGATCCCGCTGCCTGGCCGCAAGAAGCGCTGGATTGCCTGCTTGCCGGTGGCTGGACGCCCGCCGCTCTGCAAGCAGGCGCGCTGATCAACGAAATGCCCATCTGGCGCGCTGCCGGCCTCATCTATGCCAGCGCTTATCTGCGCTGCTCGATGGACGACAGGCCCTGCAATCTGCGTTTCGTGGCGCGGATGAGCGATGCACACGGCGCGCTCGTGCCCACCGATGCCAAAACCCGCGCCACCTGGTGGGCCGATGGCAATGGCATTCCTCCGCATGACGGCATTATGCTGCCACCGGCGGCGGACCACGCGGCGCTGGTCGATGATTTTCTCTGCCTGCGCGGTTTCTGGACCGGTACGAGTGCCGAGGCCGATGTCTTGCGTGCCAGCGTTGCGGCCACTGCCGCCGCACTTCCTGCGCCGGACTTGCCCGTGTGGATTGTGCATGGCGCCGACGACGGGCTTATTCCAATGCACTTCAGTTCGGATGCCTACGTCCAATGGCTGCGCGCCAATGACCGCGTCTCGGTCTACTGGCAGGTGCCCCATGCGCAACATTCCGACGGTCTGCTCATCTGGCCAGCGCTCGGTGCGCGGTATCTGCCGCTGCTCCCGCACGCCTACGCCGCCCTGGACGGCCTATGGCGGCATCTCGCGGACGGAACAACGCTGCCAGCCAGCGCCACACTCGAGACTCAGCCGCGCGGCGACCGGCTGCTCGAAGCAACTCACCTCGGACTCGGCTGA